CTGCGGTCACCCAGCCCGTCTGATTATTAGCTGGAATACTGGATATCAGGGTGATGGAATTTCCTGATAGGGCCTCTGGATCGGTGATATCTGTTATCGTTGCCATCAATGTCCACTGGCGCGATACAATGCTTTGTATAGAAGTGTGTAGTTTTACAATTTCCTCATCGAGGAGCATTGAGATCTTTAATTGTTCGGAGATCTTGAAAAATAAGTTCGATACCACAACGACAGATAACAACACCACGCTATATATTGCCAAAGCCACCAAAACTTCCGTGAGTAAAAACCCTTTCTTTCTGTCCGTTCTTTCACTTTTGAAAAATGACCACTTTGTTGTCATATTATCACCATATGATTATTTTTTAGTCTATTGATATAGTATAACGATTGAATTATATATTCATGATGGTGATGTTATATGTTTTTAACATTCTTTTTGTGCTTCTCATTTTCAAATGTTAGCGAAATAATTCCGAAATGTAAGTGAGCCATGGAAACGTCTATTTCAATCGATTCGCCGACAGAGATTCCCGTGGATATTCAGAAAGTTCACATGCTTATCATGAAGAATAAAAAATACGGAGTTAGTATAGTTAGGAATCCTAACTTTAATCACTGATGTTTGGATTCGCTGAGCGAATAATGCTGGGGACTGAGAAAACCCGTTGTGGGTGGTAGGTTGTTGGTTGTAGGTGATAACGGGAATCGAGAACCGGTGACCAAGAATTGAGAGCCCGAGAACTCGTTTACCGTTTTTCGTTTTCTGGTAAGAGCGATATTAGATGTTGGAGACTGGAGCTTAGATGAAGAGCAGGTTTGGGGTATAGGGTGTAGTAAAAGCAAAAAATCAGTGAGCGAGAGTTGGATCTCGGTTTTCCATACCCTAGACTCCATACCCTATACCCGCACTTTCCAAAAAGGTTCTTATTGGTCAACGGAAAACGGACAACGGTAAACGGCGCTCTCGAAATTCACATGCAACCCACAACCTACCACCTACAATTGTTTTCTCGGATTCTCGAATCTCGATTCTCATTTTTTTCGAGGGGTGAACAATGAAATACAGCTTGCTGAAATCATACCTTGATCACAATGAAGCGGTTGAAATAAGAAAGAGACTTCTTGTTATAGCGCTTCCTGCTGTTGGTGAAAACGTACTTCAGATGCTGCTCGGGATAGCAGATACCGCCTTTCTGGGGCACTATGATTGGCGTACTATAGGTGGAGTTGGCACGGCTAATCAAATAATTTTTATCCTTCAGGCTGTGCTCATTGCCATCTCCACAGGCACAATGGTGTTTATCGCCAATAGTCTTGGTGCGAACAATAGAAGGAAAGTGGACTCTGTCGCCTGGCAGGCGATTTACCTTTCGTTGGTTACAGGTATCGGGCTTGCGATTCTTTCAGTATTTTCCAGCGGGTTTATCAATGTGTTTTTCCCTTCCGCCGAAGAATCTTTGAAGGAAATAGGTGCCGATTATTTGAGAATCATCTTGATAGGTATGCCAGGTCTGAGTTTTATGATAATAATTGCTTCCGCTCTGAGGGGAGCGGGGGATACACGCTCACCGATGTACGCAGCGGTGGTTGCAAATGGTTTGAATGTTTTTCTGGACTACAGCATGATCTTCGGGAAATTCGGGTTTCCGGAACTTGGGGCGAAAGGTGCTGCACTCGCTACGGTTGTTTCCCGTGTAGTAGGAGCTATGATCCTGCTTTTCCTGCTTTACTCCAATAGAAAAGTTGGTATGTCCAGAAAACCCGTGAAAACTTCCTGGAAAAATGTAAAGGAAGTACTGTCTGTTGGATTGCCCACAGCATTTGAGAATTTCTCCTTTTCTTTTGGTGTTCTCATTTTCGCGAATATCTTGCTTATGGCTGGTTCAGAGGCTTATGCGGCTCACAGAATTGGTATAAACGTTGAATCGATCTCTTTCATGCCAGCGTGGGGGATTAGCGTTGCTATCACAGCGCTTGTGGGGTATTTCAATGGTTCCGGGGAGCTGAAGAAGGTTATCGGTACGGTAAGACAGGGCTGGCTGATAGGGTTGGGCTTTGGTGCGATCATAGGCTCTGTTATCTTCCTCTGGCCAGAAGTGTTTATCGCTTTTTTCACCTCTG
This genomic interval from Kosmotoga pacifica contains the following:
- a CDS encoding prepilin-type N-terminal cleavage/methylation domain-containing protein → MTTKWSFFKSERTDRKKGFLLTEVLVALAIYSVVLLSVVVVSNLFFKISEQLKISMLLDEEIVKLHTSIQSIVSRQWTLMATITDITDPEALSGNSITLISSIPANNQTGWVTAVSTITHDPVRKELLYLLPKDESGEIITTSVSKYLDSFSVSLIPGTDYIKYDATFCYYDPNVEQPIMQRRVEGAVRFY
- a CDS encoding MATE family efflux transporter, which codes for MKYSLLKSYLDHNEAVEIRKRLLVIALPAVGENVLQMLLGIADTAFLGHYDWRTIGGVGTANQIIFILQAVLIAISTGTMVFIANSLGANNRRKVDSVAWQAIYLSLVTGIGLAILSVFSSGFINVFFPSAEESLKEIGADYLRIILIGMPGLSFMIIIASALRGAGDTRSPMYAAVVANGLNVFLDYSMIFGKFGFPELGAKGAALATVVSRVVGAMILLFLLYSNRKVGMSRKPVKTSWKNVKEVLSVGLPTAFENFSFSFGVLIFANILLMAGSEAYAAHRIGINVESISFMPAWGISVAITALVGYFNGSGELKKVIGTVRQGWLIGLGFGAIIGSVIFLWPEVFIAFFTSERTIIEMARLPVRLIGLFQIVLATDFVATGALRGLGDTKFPMMASTTAMWLIRIPVGFVLVKYFDMGLLGAWTGMMGDMVFRMVLKVFRLLSGNWEERAKRVREEAAYYD